One window of the Natronomonas marina genome contains the following:
- a CDS encoding DUF5787 family protein — protein MKEFGFELRVCAWAERRWPPDRDDDPVALVARQLGTRRRRWDTVVVETTREALDRRAPFGEERLDSDLLHVARNAPGSWTYYRDALPDPGYPWRYVREAVHRAADRGFVETRKRGNRIELRRRYRYPDWVDRLVAIENKPDLDAAAARALSAQLEFDVALGLADEAWLATEATGADVEPALLEEIPVEVGILAVSEGSDGWGAEPVWNPRSLAVEAPGTRILDRPDGGEADASAARFEYADPEWKRDKRLEIAERAYERGWRAYAGTMRPDCRHFRVQEPAGPFPRCAAKEREQTAAECSADCAAFEPEPPTWRRKGWPLDGGPGKATKRLLRRMRERRR, from the coding sequence GTGAAGGAGTTCGGCTTCGAGTTGCGGGTGTGTGCGTGGGCCGAGCGGCGGTGGCCGCCCGACCGCGACGACGACCCGGTCGCGCTCGTCGCTCGCCAACTCGGCACCCGGCGGCGCCGGTGGGACACCGTCGTCGTCGAGACGACCCGCGAGGCGCTCGACCGACGGGCGCCGTTCGGCGAGGAACGCCTCGACTCGGATCTGCTGCACGTCGCGCGCAACGCGCCCGGTTCGTGGACCTACTACCGCGACGCTCTGCCGGACCCCGGCTACCCCTGGCGGTACGTCCGGGAGGCGGTCCACCGGGCGGCCGACCGCGGGTTCGTTGAGACGCGCAAGCGGGGCAACCGGATCGAACTCCGGCGGCGGTACCGCTACCCGGATTGGGTCGACCGGCTGGTCGCCATCGAGAACAAGCCGGACCTCGACGCCGCGGCCGCCCGGGCGCTCTCGGCGCAACTGGAGTTCGACGTCGCCCTGGGGCTGGCCGACGAGGCGTGGCTGGCGACCGAGGCGACGGGCGCCGACGTTGAACCGGCGCTGCTCGAGGAGATACCCGTCGAGGTCGGCATCCTCGCCGTCTCGGAGGGGTCGGACGGCTGGGGCGCCGAGCCGGTCTGGAACCCCCGGTCGCTGGCAGTCGAGGCGCCCGGGACCCGCATCCTCGACCGACCCGACGGCGGCGAGGCCGACGCCTCGGCGGCTCGCTTCGAGTACGCCGACCCCGAGTGGAAGCGCGACAAGCGCCTGGAGATAGCCGAGCGCGCCTACGAGCGCGGCTGGCGGGCCTACGCCGGGACGATGCGGCCGGACTGCCGGCACTTCCGGGTCCAAGAGCCCGCGGGACCGTTCCCCCGCTGTGCGGCCAAGGAGCGCGAGCAGACGGCCGCGGAGTGTTCGGCCGACTGTGCGGCGTTCGAGCCGGAACCGCCGACCTGGCGGCGGAAGGGCTGGCCCCTCGACGGCGGTCCCGGGAAGGCGACGAAACGGCTCCTGAGACGGATGCGCGAGCGCCGCCGCTAG